The DNA window AGCGCTACGCCGCGACCCAGGAACGCCACACACCCGAGGCGACCCTGGCGGATGTGGTGGCCCGCTTCGAGGCAGCCGGCGCCCATGTCGAATTCACCCCGCTCGAGACGGTCGCCGACCAGGCGGTGGACGGAATTCGGTCTGACCGCTTCTGGATGATGGGTCCGCCCACACCGGCCGATGAGGTCGTGAGCAGCAAGGCGGCATCGATCCTCAATCGCGGCGAGCCCGACTACCTCGTCGACGTCCTTGGCCGGCACGCCGAGAACGCGCCCGAAACCGAAGGAGGAGAGCGTTGACTACCAACGCAGTTCGCTACGGTCCTCGCCCACCCGAGGCGCAGGTCGACCACGAGATCGACGCCACCAAGGCGCCCATCGCCACCGAGGCGGTGACCGTCACGTACCTCACCGATCCGGAGATCGTCGCGACCGTGCTGCCCAAGCCGCTGGAGCCCGCGGCCGAACCACTGGTGCGCGTCCAGCTGCAGCGGGTCCGGATACAGGGCATGGCGCCATTCGGGTCGGCGGTGTTTTCGGTGACCGCCCGGCACGGCGAACGCGAGGGCGATTATCCCCTGTTCATGCCCCAGTCCACCGAACAGTCCGTCACGGGTGGGCGCGAAACATTCGGCGAGCCAAAGAAACTGGCCCACATCGAGGTGGACCGCGACGCGGACCGCGTCAGCGCCACGGTCGACCGGCTGGGCCATCGGCTCATCACAGTGAACGGTCAGGTCACGGGCCCGGCGGAGTTGCCGCCCGACCAGATGAACACCGAGTTCTACTTCAAGTTCCTGCGCGCCCCCGACGGCGGCGGCATCACCGATCCCCACCTGGTCTACGGCGAATATCACCGGCACTACGAGCTGCTGGAGAACATCGACGGGACCCTCGAGCTGGGGGAGTCACCGTTGGATCCGGTGGCCGACATCGTCATTCGCCAAATCACGTCGATCACCTGGTGTCGCCGGCGCACCGTTCAGGTGGGGCGGATCGCGGCCCGGGTGCCGCAGGAGTGGCTGCTGCCGTACGTGCACCAGCGCTACGACGACGTGGCCCTGCTCGCCGCCCCCAGGCCCGAGCCGGCGCGGACATAGCGCATGGACCGGTACGCGGTCATTTCGGCCGACTGCCACGCCGGTGCCGACCTGCTCGGCTACCGCGAGTACCTCGATCCCCAGTACAGAGACGAATTCGACAGCTGGGCAAAGACATTCGTCAACCCGTTCGGTGACCTCACCGAGCCAGAAGCCGAGCGCAATTGGAACAGCGAGCGGCGCAACGCCGATCTGGATCGCGAGGGCACCGCGGCAGAGGTCATTTTCCCCAATACCGTGCCGCCGTTCTTTCCTCAGGCCAGCCTGGCCGCGCCCCCGCCCGAGACCACCCGGGAACTCGAGCTGCGCTGGGCCGGCCTTCGCGCTCACAATCGCTGGCTGTCCGACTTCTGCTCCTTGTCGCCCGAGCGGCGCGCGGGGGTGGGGCAGATCCTGCTTCCAGATCTCGACGAAGCCGTCGCCGAGGTGGCACAGATCGCCAAGCTGGGGCTGCGCGGCGGTGTGCTGCTGCCCGGAGTCGCCCCCGGCACCGGCATTCCCGCGCTCTACGCCGAGCACTGGGAGCCGCTCTGGGCGGCGTGCGACGAGGCGGGCCTGGTGGTCAACCATCACGGCGGCAACGCCGGGCCGACCCCGACGGACGGGTGGGGGAGTTCGTTCGCGGTGTGGGTGTACGAGACGCATTGGTGGGCGCACCGGGCGCTGTGGCATCTGATCTTCAGCGGCGTCCTGGATCGCCATCCGGACCTCACCGTGGTCTTCACCGAGCAGGGCGCCGGGTGGATACCGGCGACGCTGGACTCGCTCGACGTCGCGGCGGCCCGTTACGGGCGAGCGAACTCGGCGATCGCCCGGTTCGCCGGGCCCACCGCCGGCTCGCTTCCGCTGCGGCCCAGCGAGTACTGGTCTCGCCAGTGTTACGTCGGTGCCAGCTTCATGCGGCCCGTGGAATGCGCCGAGCGCCATGGAATCGGGGTCGACCGAATTATGTGGGGAAGCGACTACCCGCATTTCGAGGGGACCTCTCCCTACACCCGAGAGGCCTTGCGCCACACCTTCTCCTGCGTCCCGGTGGACGAGGTGGCGGCCATGGTGGGTGGGAATGCGGCGGCCGTGTACGGATTTGACCTCGACGCACTGGCACCCCTGGTCGACCGCATCGGCCCGACCGTGGCCGAGGTTGCCGAGCCGCTGGCGGCGGTGCCCGCCGAGGCGCGCAGCACCGTCTTCGAACCCGATCCCATCCGCACCTGGTAGCGAAAGGTCCACCGTGGAGCCCTACCTCATCATCTCCGCTGACACCCATGCCGAGCTGCCCACCGAGCAGTACCGCGAGTACATCGACCCGGAATATCGAGAGGACTTCGAGGCCTTCCTGGCCGAGAAGATTGCCGCCGCGGCGCAGGCCAGTGGCTTCATCGACGAACAGTTCGCGCAAGCGTGGTTCGACGAACACGGCGACGGCATCGCGGGCGGCTGGGACGTCGCCCAGCGCGACCGCGAACTCGACGGCGACGGCGTCGCCGGCGAGGTCATCTTTCCCGACGCCGACGCCGTCACCGGTGTCGCCGGGGCTCCGTTCGGTGCGGGTCTGGGGCAGTCCGGCGAC is part of the Mycobacterium mantenii genome and encodes:
- a CDS encoding acetoacetate decarboxylase family protein; protein product: MTTNAVRYGPRPPEAQVDHEIDATKAPIATEAVTVTYLTDPEIVATVLPKPLEPAAEPLVRVQLQRVRIQGMAPFGSAVFSVTARHGEREGDYPLFMPQSTEQSVTGGRETFGEPKKLAHIEVDRDADRVSATVDRLGHRLITVNGQVTGPAELPPDQMNTEFYFKFLRAPDGGGITDPHLVYGEYHRHYELLENIDGTLELGESPLDPVADIVIRQITSITWCRRRTVQVGRIAARVPQEWLLPYVHQRYDDVALLAAPRPEPART
- a CDS encoding amidohydrolase family protein, with amino-acid sequence MDRYAVISADCHAGADLLGYREYLDPQYRDEFDSWAKTFVNPFGDLTEPEAERNWNSERRNADLDREGTAAEVIFPNTVPPFFPQASLAAPPPETTRELELRWAGLRAHNRWLSDFCSLSPERRAGVGQILLPDLDEAVAEVAQIAKLGLRGGVLLPGVAPGTGIPALYAEHWEPLWAACDEAGLVVNHHGGNAGPTPTDGWGSSFAVWVYETHWWAHRALWHLIFSGVLDRHPDLTVVFTEQGAGWIPATLDSLDVAAARYGRANSAIARFAGPTAGSLPLRPSEYWSRQCYVGASFMRPVECAERHGIGVDRIMWGSDYPHFEGTSPYTREALRHTFSCVPVDEVAAMVGGNAAAVYGFDLDALAPLVDRIGPTVAEVAEPLAAVPAEARSTVFEPDPIRTW